One Halobacterium sp. DL1 DNA window includes the following coding sequences:
- a CDS encoding succinate dehydrogenase encodes MSESYDRGPVEDFGRWRDFQAGMWAWVFHKFTGWVLVGYLFMHIPVLSTSLQGAEAYNSTLGGLESLALVRILEVGLLAVAVFHILNGIRLLFVDLGIGLESQDKSFYASLVLTGIIVVASVPTFVSGAF; translated from the coding sequence ATGAGTGAGTCGTACGACCGAGGCCCCGTCGAGGATTTCGGCCGGTGGCGGGATTTCCAAGCCGGCATGTGGGCCTGGGTGTTTCACAAGTTTACGGGGTGGGTGCTCGTCGGGTACCTGTTCATGCACATTCCCGTCCTGAGCACGTCGCTTCAGGGCGCGGAGGCGTACAACAGCACGCTCGGCGGACTGGAGAGCCTCGCGCTCGTCCGCATCCTCGAGGTCGGACTGCTGGCGGTCGCCGTCTTCCACATCCTCAACGGCATCCGCCTGCTGTTCGTCGACCTGGGAATCGGGCTGGAATCGCAGGACAAGAGCTTCTACGCGTCGCTCGTGTTGACCGGCATCATCGTGGTCGCGAGCGTGCCGACGTTCGTCTCGGGGGCGTTCTGA